One region of Pangasianodon hypophthalmus isolate fPanHyp1 chromosome 15, fPanHyp1.pri, whole genome shotgun sequence genomic DNA includes:
- the pold3 gene encoding DNA polymerase delta subunit 3 isoform X2, with protein MLYHYIEQRRKERSGNTLHATYLVSGKCLENGSMCHKVSLVREDKLEDVKSKLDVTISVHVYSVQKAELKDSAPLYSTDYDAMKENLKNCNKYSAIRCAAAVQMSTAETERAQEKVMSTAADKEATKPVINNYTAPASKPTSKQPKGIMGMFSSKVAPKGEEQSKEVKMEQTDDPSPAEGPKTKVLSKASTLNNFFGKSADKKLNKPDKSIKEKADGSPTSSAVGSTKQSGTSSKPKQDIKEELPKEAEVIKDDSKETRSKTKRLEHSDSEDERVESQKKKRRRIKNPQPDSSDDEVIPDSPPAPELHTPSPEKHEKHKKEPVSQGSEGRTRKRRRVLKSRTFIDSEGCMVTEKGYESESYSESEDESKAATQHSEDSSSLKQPFVRTDEEKKVKEKSQKKAPAAVNKATKQASIAGFFQKK; from the exons ATGCTTTATCACTACATAGAGCAGCGACGGAAGGAGCGGTCTGGAAACACTCTGCATGCAACTTACTTGGTGTCTGGAAAGTGCTTGGAGAACGGCAGCATG TGTCATAAGGTTTCACTAGTGCGTGAAGACAAGCTTGAGG ATGTAAAATCCAAACTGGATGTGACGATTAGCGTGCATGTGTACAGCGTGCAGAAAGCTGAGCTGAAGGACAGTGCGCCACTTTACAGTACTGACTACGATGCTATGAAAGAGAACCTTAAGAACTGCAACAA GTACAGTGCGATTCGCTGTGCCGCTGCTGTACAGATGTCcacagcagagacagagagggctCAAGAAAAGGTCATGTCTACTGCAGCTGACAAAGAGGCCACTAAACCTGTCATCAATAACTACACAGCACCTGCATCCAAACCCACCTCCAAACAGCCGAAAGGCATCATGGGAATGTTTTCAAGTAAAGTAGCTCCTAAAGGTGAAGAGCAGAGCAAAGAGGTGAAGATGGAGCAGACAGATGATCCATCTCCT GCTGAAGGACCTAAAACCAAGGTGCTTTCCAAAGCTAGCACTTTGAACAATTTCTTTGGGAAATCAGCAGACA AAAAGCTTAATAAACCAGACAAAAGCATAAAAGAAAAGGCAGATGGGAGTCCAACATCATCAGCTGTAGGGAGCACAAAACAGTCAGGCACTTCTTCCAAACCGAAGCAGGACATAAAGGAGGAATTACCGAAGGAGGCTGAAGTGATTAAAGATGACTCCAAAGAGACCCGGAG TAAAACGAAGCGTCTGGAGCATTCGGACAGTGAAGATGAGCGAGTGGAGagtcagaagaaaaagagacgGAGGATAAAAAACCCTCAGCCTGACAGCAGTGATGATGAGG TAATTCCAGATTCTCCACCTGCACCTGAACTGCACACACCAAGTCCTGAAAAGCATGAAAAGCATAAGAAGGAGCCTGTTTCACAA GGCTCTGAGGGTAGGACGAGGAAGAGGAGACGGGTATTAAAGTCCCGCACATTTATTGACAGTGAAGGCTGTATGG TGACAGAGAAAGGCTACGAGAGTGAATCTTACTCAGAGAGTGAAGACGAATCCAAGGCAGCCACTCAGCATTCTGAGGATTCAAGCTCGCTCAAGCAGCCATTTGTAAGGACGGATGAGGAGAAAAAGGTCAAAGAGAAAAGTCAGAAGAAGGCTCCTGCTGCTGTGAATAAAGCAACAAAACAAGCATCTATCGCAGGCTTTTTCCAAAAGAAATGA
- the pold3 gene encoding DNA polymerase delta subunit 3 isoform X1, whose product MDDLYLDNIDEYVNDQNKIVTYKWLSLALGVHVNTAKQMLYHYIEQRRKERSGNTLHATYLVSGKCLENGSMCHKVSLVREDKLEDVKSKLDVTISVHVYSVQKAELKDSAPLYSTDYDAMKENLKNCNKYSAIRCAAAVQMSTAETERAQEKVMSTAADKEATKPVINNYTAPASKPTSKQPKGIMGMFSSKVAPKGEEQSKEVKMEQTDDPSPAEGPKTKVLSKASTLNNFFGKSADKKLNKPDKSIKEKADGSPTSSAVGSTKQSGTSSKPKQDIKEELPKEAEVIKDDSKETRSKTKRLEHSDSEDERVESQKKKRRRIKNPQPDSSDDEVIPDSPPAPELHTPSPEKHEKHKKEPVSQGSEGRTRKRRRVLKSRTFIDSEGCMVTEKGYESESYSESEDESKAATQHSEDSSSLKQPFVRTDEEKKVKEKSQKKAPAAVNKATKQASIAGFFQKK is encoded by the exons ATGGATGATCTTTATTTAGACAACATTGACGAATATGTTAACGATCAGAATAAAATT GTCACATATAAATGGTTGAGTCTTGCTCTTGGTGTCCATGTTAACACGGCTAAACA AATGCTTTATCACTACATAGAGCAGCGACGGAAGGAGCGGTCTGGAAACACTCTGCATGCAACTTACTTGGTGTCTGGAAAGTGCTTGGAGAACGGCAGCATG TGTCATAAGGTTTCACTAGTGCGTGAAGACAAGCTTGAGG ATGTAAAATCCAAACTGGATGTGACGATTAGCGTGCATGTGTACAGCGTGCAGAAAGCTGAGCTGAAGGACAGTGCGCCACTTTACAGTACTGACTACGATGCTATGAAAGAGAACCTTAAGAACTGCAACAA GTACAGTGCGATTCGCTGTGCCGCTGCTGTACAGATGTCcacagcagagacagagagggctCAAGAAAAGGTCATGTCTACTGCAGCTGACAAAGAGGCCACTAAACCTGTCATCAATAACTACACAGCACCTGCATCCAAACCCACCTCCAAACAGCCGAAAGGCATCATGGGAATGTTTTCAAGTAAAGTAGCTCCTAAAGGTGAAGAGCAGAGCAAAGAGGTGAAGATGGAGCAGACAGATGATCCATCTCCT GCTGAAGGACCTAAAACCAAGGTGCTTTCCAAAGCTAGCACTTTGAACAATTTCTTTGGGAAATCAGCAGACA AAAAGCTTAATAAACCAGACAAAAGCATAAAAGAAAAGGCAGATGGGAGTCCAACATCATCAGCTGTAGGGAGCACAAAACAGTCAGGCACTTCTTCCAAACCGAAGCAGGACATAAAGGAGGAATTACCGAAGGAGGCTGAAGTGATTAAAGATGACTCCAAAGAGACCCGGAG TAAAACGAAGCGTCTGGAGCATTCGGACAGTGAAGATGAGCGAGTGGAGagtcagaagaaaaagagacgGAGGATAAAAAACCCTCAGCCTGACAGCAGTGATGATGAGG TAATTCCAGATTCTCCACCTGCACCTGAACTGCACACACCAAGTCCTGAAAAGCATGAAAAGCATAAGAAGGAGCCTGTTTCACAA GGCTCTGAGGGTAGGACGAGGAAGAGGAGACGGGTATTAAAGTCCCGCACATTTATTGACAGTGAAGGCTGTATGG TGACAGAGAAAGGCTACGAGAGTGAATCTTACTCAGAGAGTGAAGACGAATCCAAGGCAGCCACTCAGCATTCTGAGGATTCAAGCTCGCTCAAGCAGCCATTTGTAAGGACGGATGAGGAGAAAAAGGTCAAAGAGAAAAGTCAGAAGAAGGCTCCTGCTGCTGTGAATAAAGCAACAAAACAAGCATCTATCGCAGGCTTTTTCCAAAAGAAATGA
- the chrdl2 gene encoding chordin-like protein 2 produces the protein MAYLKQVFLLAAMRWFVWCETEAAQSRKMLCTFKEKTYSPGDSWHPYLEPFGFMFCMRCSCTESGHVKCNPIKCPALRCDNPVTDSQQCCPRCADEQRSPAGLRAPVKTCRYNGTTYQMGETFTNHDLFPSRQSNQCVMCTCSGGNIFCALKTCQPITCSSPISVPDTCCFICKEGPPDNSYDDGGQQLNRGVRHSVDQCTGEQVKNRATRVTPAALRGSPRGLNLQTLHLKGAADTTVKILLQRKHQRACTYSGKTYSHGDVWHPVLGKVLECILCTCRDGLQECRRLTCPNQYPCKHPIKIDGKCCKVCPESKTENNRTECYLGQDNNSLLVYKVESSSSAHVEDTVRKIAIERQGATEVEVQVWKTVDGVLHLMETGDVQKKDLIEHPENYILLTTLDEDAWRKFKEEEDKEKDFSRNRTCEDGIKEVVKYLNPDQLDILCTS, from the exons ATGGCATACCTGAAGCAAGTCTTTCTTTTAGCTGCTATGCGCTGGTTTGTGTGGTGTGAGACAGAAGCAGCACAAAGCCGAAAAA TGTTGTGCACGTTTAAGGAGAAGACCTACAGCCCAGGAGACAGCTGGCATCCTTATCTAGAGCCGTTTGGCTTCATGTTCTGCATGCGCTGTTCTTGCACTGAA TCTGGTCATGTGAAATGTAACCCCATCAAATGCCCAGCTCTGCGCTGTGACAATCCAGTGACCGACTCACAACAGTGCTGCCCACGCTGtgcag ATGAGCAGAGGTCCCCTGCAGGTTTGAGGGCTCCCGTTAAAACCTGTCGTTACAATGGAACCACTTACCAAATGGGCGAGACGTTCACTAATCACGATCTGTTCCCATCCCGACAGTCCAACCAGTGTGTTATGTGCACATGCTCT GgtggaaatattttttgtgCACTGAAAACCTGTCAGCCCATCACATGCTCTTCACCCATCTCTGTTCCAGATACATGCTGCTTTATTTGCAAAG AGGGTCCACCTGACAATTCATATGACGATGGAGGACAGCAACTGAACCGAGGAGTA AGGCATTCTGTGGATCAGTGCACTGGAGAGCAGGTGAAGAACCGGGCCACACGAGTCACACCGGCCGCACTTAGAGGCTCACCAAGAGGCCTTAACCTACAAACACTGCACCTTAAAGGAGCGGCTGATACCACAGTGAAGATCCTCTTACAGCGCAAACACCAGAGAG CTTGCACGTACAGTGGGAAGACCTACTCCCATGGTGACGTGTGGCACCCTGTGCTGGGGAAAGTTCTGGAGTGCATCCTGTGCACCTGTAGAGATGGCCTTCAGGAGTGCAGACGCCTCACCTGCCCCAACCAGTACCCATGCAAACACCCCATTAAGATAGATGGAAAATGCTGTAAAGTTTGCCCAG AGAGTAAGACTGAGAACAATAGGACGGAGTGTTATCTGGGACAGGACAATAACAGTCTTCTGGTATATAAAGTTGAATCTTCATCTTCTGCTCATGTGGAAGACACGGTGCGAAAAATCGCCATTGAGAGACAAGGAGCCACTGAGGTTGAGGTGCAAGTATGGAAAACAGTAGACG GGGTACTGCATTTGATGGAAACTGGTGATGTTCAAAAAAAGGACCTTATAGAGCATCCAGAGAATTATATTCTACTGACTACGTTAGATGAGG aTGCTTGGAGAAAGTTTAAAGAGGAAGAAGACAAGGAGAAAGACTTCAGTAGGAACAGGACCTGTGAAGATGGCATTAAGGAGGTAGTGAAGTACTTAAACCCCGATCAGCTGGACATTCTTTGCACGTCTTAG